In Salvelinus namaycush isolate Seneca chromosome 15, SaNama_1.0, whole genome shotgun sequence, a genomic segment contains:
- the LOC120060269 gene encoding macoilin-2-like — MKRRNAECSKLRRPLKRNRITEGIYGSTFLYLKFLVVWALVLLADFVLEFRFEYLWPFWLFIRSVYDSFRYQGLAFSLFFVCVALTSDTICLLFIPVQWLFFAASTYVWVQYVWHTERGVCLPTVSLWILFVYIEAAIRFKDLKNFHVDLCRPFASHCIGYPVVTLGFGFNSYVSYKMRLRRQEVVQKENEFYMQLLLQALPPEQQMLQRQEREAEEAALAKGISEMDSTPVSQNGAPASKKMAAMLPELEYRDKGKEGREAKKQHNSILPSSVDSKLQEMEYMENHMNNKRLTTELVGSTENLLLKEENSSSKNYKNSSGNAAVNSLPCGHCATNGSVPSAPSSFSWGKKQKCAAGKGPAVGSHRDPTDNCIPNNQLSKPEALVRLEQDVKKLKADLQASRQVEQDLRSQIASLGSAERSIRSELGQLRQENELLQNKLHNTIQAKQKDKQTMGQLEKRLKVEQEAHANAEKQLADEKKRKKLEDATAARAVALAAASRGECTDTMRRRVTELETECKKLTMDIKLKEDQLRELEMTVQELQKYKENEKDTEVLMSALSAMQEKTQHLENSLSAETRIKLDLFSALGDAKRQLEIAQGQIPQKDQEIKDLKQKIAEVMAVMPSISYTADSSNMTPVAPHYSSKFMDTSPSGLDPNASIYQPLKK; from the exons taCCTTCCTGTACCTGAAGTTCCTTGTGGTGTGGGCTCTGGTGCTGTTGGCAGACTTTGTGCTCGAGTTCAGATTTGAGTACCTGTGGCCTTTCTGGCTCTTCATCAGAAGTGTGTACGACTCCTTCAGATACCAGGGGCTG GCATTCTCTCTGTTCTTTGTGTGTGTGGCGCTTACCTCTGACACCATATGCCTGCTCTTCATCCCAGTACAATGGCTGTTCTTCGCTGCCAGTACCTACGTGTGGGTGCAGTACGTGTGGCACACAG AGAGGGGGGTCTGTCTCCCCACAGTGTCTCTTTGGATACTCTTTGTGTACATAGAGGCAGCCATCAGATTCAAAGACCTGAAGAACTTCCATGTCGACTTGTGTCGCCCATTCGCTTCACATTG CATTGGATACCCAGTGGTGACACTGGGCTTTGGATTCAACAGCTACGTCAGCTATAAGATGCGCTTAAGAAGGCAGGAGGTGGTGCAGAAGGAGAATGAGTTCTACATGCAGCTCCTGCTGCAGGCCCTGCCACCAGAGCAACAGATGCTCCAGAGACAGGAAAGGGAGGCAGAGGAAG CTGCATTAGCTAAAGGGATATCTGAGATGGACTCCACCCCAGTCTCACAGAATGGTGCCCCCGCCAGTAAAAAAATGGCAGCTATGCTGCCGGAGCTGGAGTACAGAGATAAAGGGAAAGAGGGCCGCGAGGCCAAAAAGCAACACAACAGCATCCTGCCATCATCGGTAGACTCTAAACTCCAGGAGATGGAGTACATGGAGAACCATATGAACAACAAGAGACTCACCACAGAGCTGGTGGGCAGCACAGAGAACCTGCTGCTGAAGGAGGAGAACTCCTCCTCGAAAAACTACAAGAACTCCAGCGGAAACGCGGCAGTCAACTCCTTGCCCTGCGGACACTGCGCCACCAACGGCAGCGTCCCATCAGCCCCTTCCTCCTTTTCCTGGGGGAAGAAGCAGAAGTGTGCAGCGGGGAAGGGCCCAGCAGTAGGCTCCCACAGGGACCCAACAGACAACTGCATCCCTAACAATCAGCTAAGCAAGCCTGAGGCGCTCGTACG GCTGGAGCAGGATGTGAAGAAGCTGAAGGCAGACCTTCAGGCCAGCAGACAGGTGGAGCAGGACCTGCGCAGTCAGATCGCCTCCCTTGGCAGCGCTGAGCGCTCCATCCGCTCTGAACTGGGCCAGCTGCGCCAGGAGAACGAGCTGCTGCAGAACAA ACTCCATAACACTATCCAGGCCAAGCAGAAGGACAAGCAGACCATGGGCCAGCTGGAAAAGAGGCTGAAAGTTGAGCAGGAGGCCCATGCCAACGCAGAGAAACAGCTTGCAGATGAGAAGAAACGCAAGAAGCTGGAGGATGCCACCGCAGCCAGAGCCGTCGCTCTAGCAGCAGCATCCAG GGGGGAGTGCACAGATACAATGAGGAGGCGGGTCACGGAGCTGGAGACAGAGTGTAAGAAACTAACCATGGACATCAAGCTCAAAGAAGACCAGCTCAGAGAGCTGGAGATGACCGTGCAG GAGCTCCAGAAGTACAAGGAGAATGAGAAGGACACAGAAGTGCTGATGTCAGCGCTGTCGGCCATGCAGGAAAAGACCCAGCACCTGGAGAACAGCCTGTCTGCAGAGACCCGCATCAAACTGGACCTGTTCTCAGCACTGGGTGATGCCAAGAGACAGCTGGAGATCGCACAAG gTCAGATCCCGCAGAAGGACCAGGAGATCAAGGACCTGAAGCAGAAAATAGCTGAGGTGATGGCTGTCATGCCCAGCATCTCCTACACAGCTGACAGCAGCAACATGACTCCCGTGGCCCCCCACTACTCCTCCAAGTTCATGGACACAAGTCCCTCGGGCCTGGACCCAAATGCCTCCATCTACCAGCCACTCAAAAAGTGA